In Tistrella mobilis, the genomic window GAGGTTCTGGCCGAGATCGACGTTCGTGCTGCCGTCGAGCTTGCGAAACTCGATCGTATCGGTTAACTACAGGCCCGACCGGACGGGCCGCCGTGTTCCCCCGCGGGCCGGCCGCCAACCGGAACGCGAGCGACCACCTGCCCGCGGCCGCATCGTGGGTGGATGGCCTCTCTGAGGGGAGACCAGGATGGCTGTCACGCTGCCGCCCGACTACTTGCCGTCCGAAGACGAGCCGTTCATGAATGACCGGCAGGTCGAGTTCTTCCGTCGTCGCCTTATGGCGTGGCGCGAGGAAATCCTCCGTGAATCTTCGGAAACGTTGCGCAACCTGCAGGAGGACAGCCTGCAGGAGCCGGACATCACCGACCGTGCCTCGGCAGAGGCCGATTGGTCGATCCATTTGCGCACACGCGACCGTCAGCGCAAGCTGATTTCCAAGATCGATGCTGCGCTGAAGCGCATCGAGGATGGTTCCTACGGCTATTGTGAGGAGACGAGCGAGCCGATCAGCCTGAAGCGGCTGATCGCCCGGCCGATCGCGACCCTCAGCATTGATGCCCAGGAACGCCACGAGCGCCGCGAGCGCAGCTATCGCGACGACTGACCGCGGGGCCACGCACCGGAAGCGGGGTGTGTCATGACCCCGCAACCTTGAAGACGTAAGGGGCGCACCGATGCCGGGAACATCGGTGCGCCCCTTATTCTTGATATGGGTGCCGACGAGCCCTGTCAGCTGAAGGGTGGTCCGGCGTCGGATGTGATGCCATAGTCGTGTAGCGGTTGCGTGCGGGGAGGGGGATGGCCCCGCGGGAGGCAGGTGCCGGGAACACGTGGGGGCGTGGCTGCCGATGGACGGTCGTGCATGGCCTTGAGCGGGCCGAGGGGTGAACGCGATCCGACGATATCGATGGAACAGCGGCGCCGGCGTGAGCGCCGTTGGCTGATCATCGTGGCGTCGCTGGGGATCGCCTTTTCGATCGTCGTCTGGTCGATTGCCCGACATGACCGGCTTCAGGACAGCCGTCATGCCTTTTCCGAGATCGCCACTGCCACGGCGGCCGCGATGGCGCTCGACATCGATCGCCATATCGGTGTCGCCGATGATCTCGCGGCCTTATTTGCATCGTCCGACGAAATCTCGGCCGACGAATTCGAACGCTATGTCGTTTCGGCCCGCCAGCGGGCGCCGGCGATCAGTGCTCTGGCCTGGTATCGCGGCCAGATCGTGTCGCCATTGCGGGACACGTTGCCGGTGCCGGGGGAGATGCTGCCCGATGAGGTGGATCTCGTCGCGGCGCGGCTGGAACGGCAGGTTCTGGTCCAGGCTGGAAACGCAATCCGGCCGGGCAGCGAAACCGCACAGCTCTCCACCGATCTCCTCGCCGACCCGTCGGCCATGACGCGTCTGGTGGAACGGGCCCTGTTCTCGGGTGCGACGGCGGTGGAACCGTTCGGTCATCCGGATGCCAGCGGCCCCGTCGCGGGGCTGCTCTTCGCCATTCCGGTCCGTACGGGTGGCCGGGTCGGCGGGCTCGACGTGGTGATCGGCCTGATCGACGCCATGCGGCTGGTCGATGATGTCGGCCGGCGAACCGACGACCTGACGCGTGCCGGCAAGCTCAGCCTTCGGCCGATCGAACGCGTGCCCTCGGCCGCCGCCGTGTCACCGAGAATTTATGACCGGATGCCGGAAGGGTCCGATCCCTCTGCCTGGGTCCGGGTCCGGGCGGTGGAGGTCGGCGACCGTCTGTTCCGGATCAAGATCGCGGCCGGCAGCGACATGCCCGGGCGCTGGACGATCGAAGTACCGGCGCTGGCCGTATTGCTGGCCGGATTTGCCGTGACCGGCATGGCCGCCGGGCTGCTGCGGCGCACCCAGAAGCGCGCGGCGATGCTGGAAGAAGCGCGGGCCGGCAATCTGGCCACCCTGCGCCAGCTGGAGGCCGAAATCATGGCCCATGACGACACCGAGCGGCGGCTGGTTGAGACCGTTGAACGCCTGGCGATCAGCGAGCGCCGCTTCCGCAGCACGTTCGACCACGCGGCCGTGGGCATTGCCCATCTGAGCCCGGCCGGAACGATCGAGCGCAGCAACAGCCGCTTCGCCACTATTTTCGGCCTGCCGACACAGACCCTGCGCGGGCGTCGGGTGGATGATTTCGTGCATCCCGACGACCGCCCGGACTGGATCGCCGGGGTGACCGCCCTGCTCGCGGGACAGACGGACGTGTTGTCAACCGATTGCCGGGTGATCCGCGCCGGCGAAGCCATCTGGCTGCGGGTGACGGCCAGCCTGGTGCGCGACACCCTGGCGGAGGGCGACGACCGGCTCAACCATGTCATCATCGTGGTCGACGACGTGACGGAGCAGACCGTGATGATGCGGCGGTTGAGCCTGAGCGAACGCAGCCTGGCATCGGCCCAGCGCGTGGCCGGCCTGGGCATCGTGGAATGGGATCCGGCGACCGGTACGGTCTGGTGGTCGGCCGAAACCTACCGGCTGTTCGACCGCCCGCCTGCGTCCGGCCCGCTGCCCTTCGAGCGGCTGGCGGATTATGTCGTCGCCGAAGACATGGCGCTGCTCGATCGCGCGCTCGCCCACACCGTGGAGACCGGGGCGCCGCTGCGCATGGATCTGCGCATCCGCCGCCCGGGGGAGGAGCCGCGCTGGCTCAGGGTCGAAGGCGCGATGGAGGTGGATGGCGGCAGGCGCGTGCTGCTGGCGGCGCTGCTGGATGCCACGGCCGATCGCGTGGCATCCCAGACATTGCGCAGGGCCAAGGAACAGGCCGAGGCGGCGAACGAGGCCAAATCGATCTTCCTGGCCAATATGAGCCATGAATTGCGCACGCCTCTGAATGCGATCATCGGCTTCACTGAAGCCATGCTCGGCGGGCTGGGTGGCACGCCTTCGGACCGTCATCGCGGCTATCTGACGGATGTCCTCTCCGCCGGCCGGCATCTGCTGGGCGTCATCGAGAGCATTCTCGACCTGTCGAAGATCGAGGCGGGCAAGGCCCGGCTGGATGAAAGCCATGCCGATCTGGGCGCCATAGGCCGCGAGGCGGTGCGCCTGGTCACGCCGCAGGCGGAGACGCGGGGCATAGAGGTGTCGATCGACCTGCCGGATCCGGCGCCGGTGGTGCTGGCCGACCGGCTGAAGCTTCGCCAGCTGATGCTGAACCTGCTGTCCAATGCGGTGAAATTCAGCGACGCCGGGGGCGCCGTCTCGCTCTCGGTGATGCGGCGCAAGGAAGGCGGCGTGATGCTGGAGGTCGTCGACGACGGCATCGGCATGGACCCCGAACAGATCGCGACCGCCCTGCAGCCCTTCGAGCAGCTGGCCGCCGGCCGCGGACGGGGCGGCGGCACGGGGCTCGGTCTGCCGCTTGCGCGCGCGATCGCCGAGCTGCATGGCGGCCGGCTGGAGATATTGAGCCGGCCGGGTCTCGGTACCAGGGTTCAGGTGACCCTGCCTGCGGAACGCACGCTCGGTCTCGACGGCATGCCCGAGCCGCCGGCCGTGGTCAGAAAGCCGGTCGGCCCCGGAGATCTTCCCCCGGGGCCGACCGGCCGTCTGCATTGATCGGCGCGCCCTGACTCAGAAGGGCAGCAGGATGTCCATGACCTGGGTGCCGTAGCGCGGCTGCTGCACGTCCGAGATCTGGCCGCGGCCGCCATAGGCGATGCGGGCCTCGGCGATCTTGTCGTGCGGGATGCTGTTGTCGCCGGCGATGTCTTCCGGCCGGACCACGCCCGCAACCAGGATCTCGCGGACCTCGTAATTCACCCGCATC contains:
- the dksA gene encoding RNA polymerase-binding protein DksA: MAVTLPPDYLPSEDEPFMNDRQVEFFRRRLMAWREEILRESSETLRNLQEDSLQEPDITDRASAEADWSIHLRTRDRQRKLISKIDAALKRIEDGSYGYCEETSEPISLKRLIARPIATLSIDAQERHERRERSYRDD
- a CDS encoding PAS domain-containing sensor histidine kinase — protein: MEQRRRRERRWLIIVASLGIAFSIVVWSIARHDRLQDSRHAFSEIATATAAAMALDIDRHIGVADDLAALFASSDEISADEFERYVVSARQRAPAISALAWYRGQIVSPLRDTLPVPGEMLPDEVDLVAARLERQVLVQAGNAIRPGSETAQLSTDLLADPSAMTRLVERALFSGATAVEPFGHPDASGPVAGLLFAIPVRTGGRVGGLDVVIGLIDAMRLVDDVGRRTDDLTRAGKLSLRPIERVPSAAAVSPRIYDRMPEGSDPSAWVRVRAVEVGDRLFRIKIAAGSDMPGRWTIEVPALAVLLAGFAVTGMAAGLLRRTQKRAAMLEEARAGNLATLRQLEAEIMAHDDTERRLVETVERLAISERRFRSTFDHAAVGIAHLSPAGTIERSNSRFATIFGLPTQTLRGRRVDDFVHPDDRPDWIAGVTALLAGQTDVLSTDCRVIRAGEAIWLRVTASLVRDTLAEGDDRLNHVIIVVDDVTEQTVMMRRLSLSERSLASAQRVAGLGIVEWDPATGTVWWSAETYRLFDRPPASGPLPFERLADYVVAEDMALLDRALAHTVETGAPLRMDLRIRRPGEEPRWLRVEGAMEVDGGRRVLLAALLDATADRVASQTLRRAKEQAEAANEAKSIFLANMSHELRTPLNAIIGFTEAMLGGLGGTPSDRHRGYLTDVLSAGRHLLGVIESILDLSKIEAGKARLDESHADLGAIGREAVRLVTPQAETRGIEVSIDLPDPAPVVLADRLKLRQLMLNLLSNAVKFSDAGGAVSLSVMRRKEGGVMLEVVDDGIGMDPEQIATALQPFEQLAAGRGRGGGTGLGLPLARAIAELHGGRLEILSRPGLGTRVQVTLPAERTLGLDGMPEPPAVVRKPVGPGDLPPGPTGRLH